Proteins found in one Lachancea thermotolerans CBS 6340 chromosome C complete sequence genomic segment:
- the SMI1 gene encoding Smi1p (similar to uniprot|P32566 Saccharomyces cerevisiae YGR229C SMI1 Protein involved in (1 3)-beta-glucan synthesis possibly through regulation of cell wall glucan and chitin synthesis chromatin binding protein 57 kDa nuclear protein) gives MEGVKKKWKELLYSFSTNDRYADYNENQGTGISRVSAGSGSAAAAASSSQIQLTDFVDGHESSNDGVSEAMLAWRHIEAWASENHSDLYATLSEPCTRSDIANAEKDLAIIFPASVRASLRLHDGQEDLESLTGTSGLIFGLQLMPLDQIVQMTMTWRSVAENMSKKNRNSSPVPSGNGSGIEMPNKSATPQTLKTKGYGKLDSQDYPNTNPGLQRDISHNSNKQFKMNSIPRQGSVPQNAIQPTYANAGWIPLVTDNAGNHVAVDLAPGPKGVYGQVILFGREFDTKYVVANNWGDFLLAFANDLEKGNWYIMDADDDYLSGEGDLVFRDKEDDGPVVDYFDVLKARTHAALQRQHSSTGKEQPEYTQARKVSRGAPAAAGESSTMIEVSPVVSSDNANPDKKTVENTVIESPANSTQASVAGLKVEEEPKETKPEVQESSKASDMTQKDEKLEEEPSKDAKVTQQPSEVSKETKITSGAAQESADEQANTSNTEIPPETASVKELKEEFESVAL, from the coding sequence atgGAAGGCGTCAAGAAGAAGTGGAAGGAGCTGCTGTACTCTTTTAGCACCAACGACCGCTACGCTGACTACAACGAAAACCAAGGCACAGGCATCAGCAGGGTCTCTGCTGGCTCGGGgagcgccgcggccgcggcgtCCTCTTCGCAGATCCAGCTCACAGACTTCGTGGACGGCCACGAGTCGAGCAACGACGGCGTTAGCGAGGCCATGCTTGCCTGGAGACACATCGAAGCTTGGGCGTCCGAGAACCACTCAGATCTCTACGCTACCCTCAGTGAACCCTGCACCCGCAGTGACATTGCGAACGCCGAGAAAGATCTCGCTATAATCTTCCCCGCATCCGTGCGCGCCTCGCTCCGTTTACACGATGGCCAAGAGGACTTAGAATCCCTGACAGGCACGTCTGGCTTGATTTTCGGTCTTCAGCTCATGCCATTGGACCAGATTGTCCAGATGACCATGACCTGGAGAAGCGTGGCTGAAAACAtgtccaagaagaacagaaaTTCGTCACCCGTTCCCTCCGGTAACGGTTCTGGCATTGAGATGCCTAATAAGTCCGCCACACCCCAGACTCTCAAGACTAAGGGCTACGGCAAGCTTGACTCCCAGGACTATCCCAACACAAATCCCGGCCTTCAACGTGATATTTCTCATAATTCCAACAAGCAATTCAAAATGAACTCCATCCCAAGACAAGGTTCGGTACCTCAAAATGCCATCCAGCCGACTTATGCCAATGCCGGTTGGATCCCACTAGTAACTGATAACGCCGGTAACCATGTTGCCGTGGACTTAGCACCTGGCCCCAAGGGTGTTTATGGACAAGTTATTCTGTTTGGTAGAGAATTCGACACAAAATATGTGGTTGCCAACAACTGGGGAGACTTTTTGTTGGCATTTGCCAACGATCTGGAGAAAGGAAACTGGTATATCATGGACGCAGATGATGATTACCTCAGTGGCGAAGGTGACCTGGTCTTTAGAGACAAAGAGGACGACGGTCCAGTCGTTGACTACTTTGATGTGCTAAAGGCCAGAACTCATGCGGCGCTACAGCGCCAGCACAGCAGCACGGGTAAAGAACAACCTGAATATACTCAGGCTCGGAAAGTGTCACGCGGTGCCCCTGCCGCGGCTGGGGAGAGCTCAACTATGATTGAAGTCTCTCCCGTTGTCAGCAGCGATAACGCCAACCCAGACAAGAAAACCGTCGAAAACACCGTCATAGAATCTCCAGCCAACTCAACTCAAGCTTCAGTGGCAGGCCTGAAAGTCGAGGAGGAGCCCAAGGAAACTAAACCCGAAGTGCAAGAGAGCTCCAAGGCTTCAGACATGACtcaaaaagacgaaaaATTGGAGGAAGAACCCTCAAAAGACGCTAAAGTTACTCAGCAGCCATCCGAAGTCAgcaaagaaacaaaaatcacAAGCGGCGCTGCACAGGAATCTGCTGATGAGCAAGCTAACACCAGCAATACCGAAATCCCACCGGAGACAGCGAGCGTAAAAGAATTaaaagaagaatttgaaagcGTTGCATTATAA
- the BNS1 gene encoding Bns1p (some similarities with uniprot|P50084 Saccharomyces cerevisiae YGR230W) yields MSTPSIQPLHQAQDTGASLRRSMFKKPEVRPLRDKFASPTDDMLSPCSQKLNDHKSKLFTAKAKPTKLNFATEQKQEDSDDDY; encoded by the coding sequence ATGTCTACACCTTCGATTCAGCCACTGCACCAGGCTCAAGACACAGGAGCCAGCCTCCGCAGATcaatgttcaaaaaaccaGAGGTGAGGCCTCTCAGGGACAAGTTCGCGTCGCCTACCGACGACATGTTGTCGCCGTGCTCGCAGAAATTGAACGACCACAAATCTAAGCTGTTCACAGCCAAGGCCAAGCCCACGAAGCTGAACTTCGCCACTGAGCAGAAACAGGAAGATAGCGACGACGACTACTGA
- the NAS6 gene encoding Nas6p (similar to uniprot|P50086 Saccharomyces cerevisiae YGR232W NAS6 Regulatory non-ATPase subunit of the 26S proteasome homolog of the human oncoprotein gankyrin which interacts with the retinoblastoma tumor suppressor (Rb) and cyclin-dependent kinase 4/6): protein MSQGSFPLHEACREGQESKVRELVEEQPKLLLSQDLDSRYPLHWAVSYQHESIVKILLSRMQSVDLDDLVDESGWSPLHIASSVGNLDIFTELLHHAIKPDADLGTSQGVTALHLACSKQHLAIARLLVKEGASVRKKDVRGQLALHRAASVGSIPLVKLLCDERSPVNAKDVQGWIPLFHALSEGHGDVAVILVQEYNAEYRELQDNSGKAPLDVVPDDKVKRFFLENVEQ from the coding sequence ATGTCTCAAGGGTCTTTTCCACTCCATGAGGCCTGCCGTGAGGGCCAGGAGTCCAAAGTTCGAGAGCTCGTCGAGGAGCAACCCAAGCTGCTACTTTCACAAGATCTCGATAGCAGGTACCCTTTACACTGGGCAGTTTCATACCAACATGAGAGCATAGTAAAAATCTTGCTGTCTCGCATGCAGAGCGTAGATCTTGACGATCTAGTTGACGAATCTGGGTGGTCTCCACTGCATATTGCGAGCTCCGTTGGCAACCTCGACATCTTTACCGAGCTGCTCCACCACGCCATCAAGCCTGACGCAGACCTGGGCACATCACAAGGCGTCACAGCTCTACATCTCGCATGCTCCAAGCAGCATTTGGCTATTGCTCGCTTGCTCGTCAAGGAGGGTGCATCAGTTAGAAAGAAGGACGTGAGAGGTCAACTCGCCCTTCATCGGGCTGCTAGCGTGGGCAGTATCCCTCTGGTCAAGCTTCTCTGTGACGAGCGCTCTCCTGTTAATGCCAAGGATGTGCAGGGTTGGATTCCCTTGTTTCACGCATTGTCCGAAGGGCATGGGGACGTGGCAGTTATACTAGTCCAAGAGTACAATGCCGAATATCGGGAACTTCAAGATAACAGCGGCAAAGCGCCGCTTGACGTGGTGCCTGACGACAAGGTTAAGCGGTTTTTCCTTGAAAACGTCGAGCAGTAA
- a CDS encoding KLTH0C01716p (conserved hypothetical protein) — MFFDPNEMNGIQNGRIEPLGLEAYSVEATTPVKPLDGLLFSSVENCCINYLEGHNQPLYQIFSPNDKTYEDEKARSLGNLSRKSSWESAEPKTCFLVSRSETFDHYSPYETTANGDLEIDGLNDRLLIRESNIRSVSKLDMTLVPLKIEFEDWNPFRYSKKVSKYCSDSSETRQFLKIRKVMQNNVIRLYFQLESSSGSQAFNEGEMRISLINRRVNPLTFDNSSLNKHNYDDSEDQLIDMAFLTVSEFISVIKFILKDLDKGSPELRFKLKRDFPASSSYDPYLPNRIRSNIREFLKGKTLRGFVPNDFAEKLLPSQIDFMIGLFAQISNYETEKPTRNNSQLSVVKLEDFEKAVKKCVSFYFFALPNGQG; from the coding sequence ATGTTTTTCGACCCCAATGAAATGAACGGAATTCAAAATGGAAGGATAGAACCCCTTGGACTTGAGGCGTATTCCGTGGAGGCAACAACCCCTGTGAAACCGCTGGACGGACTTTTATTCTCCTCGGTAGAAAATTGTTGTATTAATTACCTTGAAGGCCATAATCAACCACTCTATCAAATATTCTCACCTAACGATAAAACCTATGAAGACGAGAAGGCCCGCAGCTTAGGAAATCTGTCGAGAAAGTCAAGTTGGGAAAGTGCGGAGCCAAAAACCTGTTTCTTAGTCAGTCGCTCTGAAACTTTCGACCATTATTCCCCTTACGAAACAACTGCTAATGGTGACTTGGAAATTGATGGACTCAATGATCGGCTTCTCATCCGTGAAAGCAACATACGAAGCGTTTCCAAATTAGATATGACTTTGGTACCACTAaaaattgaatttgaagactgGAATCCATTTCGTTACTCCAAGAAGGTGTCAAAGTATTGTTCAGATTCATCTGAAACAAGACAGTTTTTAAAGATCAGAAAAGTTATGCAAAATAACGTTATCCGGCTCTATTTTCAGCTTGAGAGTAGTTCTGGTTCTCAGGCGTTCAACGAAGGGGAGATGCGAATCTCTTTGATTAATCGCAGAGTTAATCCTTTGACTTTTGATAACTCTTCTCTCAACAAGCATAACTATGATGATTCCGAGGACCAATTGATTGATATGGCGTTTTTAACAGTATCCGAGTTTATTTCAGTCATAAAGTTCATCTTGAAGGACTTAGATAAAGGCAGCCCCGAGCTGCGATTCAAGCTGAAAAGAGACTTTCCCGCTTCCTCTTCATACGACCCCTACTTACCAAACAGAATAAGATCTAACATCAGAGAGTTTCTGAAAGGCAAGACATTGAGGGGTTTTGTTCCAAATGACTTCGCCGAAAAGCTGCTGCCTTCACAAATCGATTTCATGATTGGCCTCTTTGCACAAATTTCAAACTATGAAACTGAGAAGCCAACAAGGAATAATTCTCAACTATCAGTTGTGAAGCtagaagattttgaaaaggcaGTCAAGAAGTGTGTATCTTTTTATTTCTTTGCTCTCCCCAACGGGCAAGGTTAA
- the PHB2 gene encoding prohibitin subunit PHB2 (highly similar to uniprot|P50085 Saccharomyces cerevisiae YGR231C PHB2 Possible role in aging mitochondrial protein prohibitin homolog homolog of mammalian BAP37 and S. cerevisiae Phb1p) — protein MNRSPGEFQRFAKTLQQQLQRAQKAGNGKGPQAPRGAFAGLGGLVLLGGGAFLLNSSLFNVDGGHRAIIYSRLNGVQSRIFAEGTHFAIPWFETPIVYDVRAKPRNVASLTGTKDLQMVNITCRVLSRPNVSQLPTVFRTLGQDYDERVLPSIVNEVLKSVVAQFNASQLITQREKVSRLIRENLVRRASKFNILLDDVSITYMTFSPEFTYAVEAKQIAQQDAQRAAFVVDKARQEKQGMVVKAQGEAKSAELIGEAIKKSKDYVELKRLDTAREIATILSQSPNRVILDNEALLLNTAADTRNRK, from the coding sequence ATGAATAGGTCTCCAGGTgagtttcaaagattcGCTAAGACattgcagcagcagctgcaaaGAGCGCAGAAGGCAGGAAATGGCAAAGGACCACAGGCCCCAAGAGGAGCGTTTGCTGGGCTAGGTGGgcttgtgcttcttggagGTGGTGCATTCCTCCTTAACTCGTCGCTGTTCAACGTCGACGGTGGTCACAGGGCGATCATTTACTCCCGTCTGAACGGTGTGCAGTCCCGGATTTTCGCCGAGGGTACGCATTTCGCTATCCCATGGTTCGAAACCCCAATCGTGTACGACGTGCGCGCCAAGCCCCGCAACGTGGCGTCCTTGACCGGTACCAAGGACTTGCAGATGGTCAACATCACCTGCAGAGTGCTGTCAAGACCAAACGTGTCGCAATTGCCCACCGTGTTCCGGACCTTGGGTCAGGACTACGACGAGAGAGTGCTCCCTAGTATCGTGAACGAGGTTCTGAAGTCCGTGGTCGCGCAGTTCAACGCCTCGCAGCTAATTACCCAGAGAGAGAAGGTCTCGAGGCTTATCCGCGAGAACCTGGTGCGCCGTGCGTCGAAGTTCAACATTCTGCTGGACGATGTGTCCATCACCTACATGACGTTCTCGCCAGAGTTCACGTACGCAGTGGAGGCCAAGCAAATCGCGCAGCAGGACGCACAAAGGGCTGCGTTTGTGGTGGACAAGGCCAGACAGGAGAAGCAAGGTATGGTGGTCAAAGCTCAAGGTGAAGCCAAGTCGGCGGAGTTGATTGGTGAAGCCATCAAGAAATCCAAGGACTACGTTGAGCTGAAGAGACTGGACACCGCCAGGGAGATTGCGACCATCTTGAGCCAGTCCCCTAACCGTGTGATTCTGGACAACGAGGcgttgttgttgaacacTGCGGCAGACACCAGGAACAGAAAGTAA
- a CDS encoding KLTH0C01738p (no similarity), whose amino-acid sequence MILCASNVFEKMAIGQTADVDLHFSQSDDAPFAKREVHCALAGAKDAGGSNILIHTWASKTLAKHFRPARSHSSGTA is encoded by the coding sequence ATGATACTGTGTGCTTCCAacgtttttgagaaaatggCAATTGGGCAGACAGCAGATGTTGATCTGCATTTCTCTCAATCGGACGATGCTCCTTTTGCCAAGCGAGAGGTACACTGTGCGCTCGCTGGTGCCAAAGACGCTGGCGGCAGTAACATCCTTATCCATACATGGGCGTCCAAGACGCTAGCTAAACACTTCAGACCAGCTCGCTCACACTCTAGCGGGACAGCTTGA